In Patescibacteria group bacterium, a single window of DNA contains:
- a CDS encoding LCP family protein, which translates to MRHFTKVNLLDGISGPKFTRRELGEYRPKEYHQPEEYEIQKPRAKRKGWKFLFYGFLIFLILFITFSSNVIFSSSSLLDNLTKFNSEGTFSGIWTQFKKLVTPEDKLLQGETADRTNILLLGQGGRGHEGAFLTDTIILVSLKPSTEQVATLSIPRDLYVPVAGNDWQRINYANAYGEIEKDGQGGEVASETVSNIFGVPVHYYIRVDFEGFKKVIDDLGGVTINVERSFTDPLFPNENFGTTTVTFEKGWQKMAGETALNYARSRHGDHGEAGDFARSRRQQKLILALKNKLFSFSSLLQPHKIVQALKDFNEHLTTNLETWEIIRLAKLSRKIDLEKVINKTLDDSSEGQLVPDITEAGAYVLRPKTGNFNKLANIAQYIFETEIPALAPTPEELVLDEEISTTTATTALDLIEESPDESVAPQATAAPAALPLEKIKISVLNGTWETGWAKKMADKLEALDYEIASFGNAPTHDYEKTIIYDLTEGAETQDLQFLLELFDAEIQTSLPSSLQATTGATDFLIILGLDSTNK; encoded by the coding sequence ATGCGACATTTTACTAAAGTCAATCTGCTCGACGGCATCAGCGGTCCAAAATTTACGCGCAGAGAACTTGGCGAATATCGGCCAAAAGAATATCACCAACCAGAAGAATACGAAATCCAGAAGCCACGCGCAAAACGCAAAGGGTGGAAATTTTTATTTTACGGCTTTTTAATATTTCTGATTCTCTTTATCACTTTCTCGTCCAATGTTATTTTCTCTTCATCCAGCCTCCTGGATAATCTTACTAAATTTAATTCAGAAGGTACTTTTTCCGGAATCTGGACCCAATTTAAAAAACTGGTTACTCCGGAAGACAAACTTCTGCAGGGAGAAACTGCTGATAGAACTAACATCCTGCTTTTGGGCCAAGGCGGCCGGGGACACGAAGGCGCTTTTCTGACTGATACAATAATCCTAGTAAGTCTCAAACCATCTACAGAACAAGTGGCTACTCTCTCAATCCCCAGAGATTTATATGTCCCTGTTGCTGGCAATGATTGGCAAAGAATCAATTATGCTAATGCCTATGGCGAGATAGAAAAAGATGGCCAAGGTGGCGAGGTGGCGAGTGAGACTGTCAGTAATATTTTTGGCGTGCCAGTTCATTATTATATCCGGGTTGACTTCGAAGGCTTTAAAAAAGTTATTGATGATCTGGGCGGTGTAACCATTAATGTCGAACGCAGTTTTACAGACCCGCTTTTTCCTAATGAAAATTTCGGCACGACCACGGTCACTTTCGAAAAGGGCTGGCAAAAAATGGCTGGCGAAACTGCCCTTAACTATGCGCGCTCCCGGCATGGTGATCATGGCGAGGCCGGAGATTTCGCCCGCAGCCGGCGCCAACAAAAACTTATCTTAGCTTTAAAAAATAAACTTTTCTCTTTTTCTTCCCTGCTCCAACCCCATAAAATTGTCCAAGCCTTAAAAGACTTTAATGAGCACCTCACTACTAATTTAGAAACCTGGGAAATAATTAGGTTGGCTAAATTATCTCGGAAGATTGACCTGGAAAAAGTGATTAATAAAACGTTAGACGATTCTTCCGAAGGGCAGCTTGTTCCGGATATTACTGAAGCAGGGGCTTATGTGCTTAGGCCAAAAACCGGCAATTTTAACAAGCTTGCCAATATTGCTCAATATATTTTTGAAACCGAAATCCCAGCCCTCGCCCCAACCCCAGAAGAACTTGTTTTGGACGAAGAAATTTCTACTACAACCGCAACTACTGCCTTAGATCTGATTGAAGAAAGCCCAGATGAATCAGTTGCTCCTCAAGCAACCGCTGCCCCAGCCGCCCTGCCTCTTGAAAAAATAAAAATCTCTGTCTTAAACGGAACCTGGGAAACTGGCTGGGCAAAAAAAATGGCTGACAAACTAGAAGCCCTTGATTATGAAATTGCGAGCTTTGGCAATGCGCCCACTCATGATTACGAGAAAACCATCATTTATGATTTAACCGAGGGCGCAGAAACCCAAGACCTGCAATTTTTATTAGAACTGTTTGACGCTGAAATCCAAACTTCCCTGCCAAGCTCTCTCCAAGCAACAACCGGCGCAACGGACTTTTTGATTATTTTGGGGTTGGATAGTACGAATAAATAA